CTTCATCAGGGAGTTGTATGGGGAACCGAAACCGAAGAAACCCGTATGGACGAAGCTCTTATAAACCGCTTTGACTATGATGGAGATTACGGCACAGTTCTTAATCGATTTCTCATGCAAGCGGCCATCGGGCATCCACTAACAGTGTACGGGACAGGCGGACAAACCCGTGCATTTATCCATATTCAAAACACAGTGCAGTGTGTCAAACTAGCTATTGAATCTCCTCCAAAACATGGAGATAAAGTGCAAATATTCAATCAAGTAACCGAAACACACAAGGTTCGTGAATTGGCACAACTTGTTGCAAACAAGTCAGGAGCAGAAATCCGTTTCTTCGACAACCCAAGAACGGAAGACGCTGAAAATGAACTTATCGTGCGCAACGATAAATTCCTTTCCCTTGGTCTAAATCCCATACATTTAAAAGACGGTCTTCTGGCAGAAGTAACTAACATTGCTAAAAAGTATCAGCACCGTTGTGATACAAAAAGCATTATCTGCACATCAGTATGGGATGCAAAAAAAGCTGTTGACTACACAGGTAAAAAAACAGCTGAGGGCTTACAACAGACATATCAGGATTCCCCTACGGGAGATTTTACTGAAATGGCGTAAATAAAACATTAAAAAAAGCCCTGCAACAGACAACGCAATGGTTTGTGCTAAACAAACTTATAGCTTTCAGGAAAAACAATGCCCCCTTCAATATCAGTCATAATGCCCGTCTATAATGGAGAAGAGTTCCTCGCGGAATCAATAAACTCAATTCTTGCGCAGACGTACTCAGATTTTGAGTTCATCATTGTTGACGATGCATCTACAGACAGTACTCCGCAGATTTTAGAGGAGTACACAAGACGGGACTCCCGTATTCGCATTATTACCAATGCAACAAATAAAAGAGTTGCAAACAGTATGAATGATGCGCATGGAGAAGCGCTGGGGAAGTACATTGCACGCATGGATTCTGATGATATTGCGTTCCCTGAGCGATTTGCAAAACAAGTTGCCTTTCTGGAAGATAATCCGGATATTGATGTATGCGGTACTCAAGCAATATACCACGAAACAGGTAGACTCTTTTCATTGCCAACAACTCATCAGGAGTTGAGATGGACTCTTCTGACAATTCCACCTTTAGCGAATCCAACTTCTATGGTGAAACGTAGTCTAATCTTGAAAAGTGAAGGGTTTGATCCTAGCTTTCTTCCTTCTGCAGATTATGAATTTTGGTTGCGTTTATTTTATAAACACAACGCAAAATTTGCGAATCTTTCTGAACCACTACTTCGTTATCGAGCGCATCCAACAAAAGACCGGAAGGAATACAAGTCAAAGCAAGTTGTACAGCGCGATATCATACGCATGAAGCACCTTGCGTACGTGGATGATATTTTTGACACAAATTTTGTGCAAGAAGGCTTTCCCGGCATCACAAATTTTGATCCTACAGATATAAATGTTGTTTTAAAATGCAGTAAAAATTTTAAAAAACTCCTAATAAAGAATGAACGCTTACATTTTTTCCCTCAAGATGTTCTACGGGCCGTACTTTTGCAAATAATGGCCCTGATAAAAAAAGTTAATTAATACAGATTTTAAATAGAAATAATGGTCATGCTCAAAAAATGCCTTCGCTCAGAGGTATACATACGGAGAAAAAATAAATGGATAAAAAATCAAATATAAATGCAGCACCTCTCGTCTCTGTTCTGTTGCCTTGCTATAATCGTCCTGCAGGCCTCGATGATGCTTTGCATGATTTCACCAGTCAGACTTACACAAATGTGGAAATTATTGTTTCGGATAATTGCTCTCCGCAAAAAGAGGCTATGCAAAGAGTCATGGCTAAATATGCAGATGATCCTCGCATCCGCTATACTCTTCAAAAAGAAAATATTGGCATGTTGCGTAATTCTTTGGATGTACTCCAAAAAGCTAAAGGAGAATATATTATTTTTGCCAGTGATGATGATCGTTGGGATAAAGATTTTGTTTTTGAATTATTTACTTTGCTTAAAAAGAACCCGGATGCTTCTTGTGCTTTTTGTGATTACGATGTCATTAGTCCCGAAGGTCATAAGCGCACAGACTATCCTGAGGCTTACCCTTTTCTTAAAGAATTTGATGACCCCGACAGGATTAGCCGATTGAAAAAGTTTATTCTTGCCAAAGAGGGATACAGTAATAAGTCTTGCCCTATACGAGCCCTTATCAAGACAGAAATAGTTCAAGGGTACTATCGGAAGATGAATGACTTCGGCTTATTTGAGAATTGGGGAGATATGCTTGTGGTCTTTGCCTTTCTCATGGAAGGGAGGCTTGTTACTAGCCCAAGAGTATTGCATAAATTTACTGTGGGAAATAGCAAAGACTATTTTCGTACACCGCCAAATGCATTCTACTATCTTGAAGGATATTTAAAGCTTATGCATAGCAGATTGCCACCGCATGAAGTAGAGATACTTAGCGAATATGTAGGCATGAAACTTCGCCAAACTGACTGTCCTTTGGGAGGTAAAGAGCTTGTCTCCACACTGAAATCCATTAGTTCGATTTTACAAATATCAGACTCAATAATTGATATGCAAGATATAGAAAATCTTAATCATTATTTGCAAACAAATGAGAACTGTGCTGCACTGAGAGTTATAACTAAAATTTTCAGAAAGTTTACCCCGGCAGTCATAATGCAGTTGCTAGAGGCTCAGCAAAATAATGCGCGGGCATCATGATTTTCTATTCAGGTGCTGAGGGATACTTTCCTAAATAATTTCAAGCATGAAGGATCGCAACATGTATAACGCAGTATTTAAAAATGTATTTTTTGAAATATCAGGAGCATGCAACGCAAAATGCCCATGGTGTCAAACCGGCATAAAAGCTAGAAACGGCTTGCGGGAAAAAGCTCATTTTGTCGACCTGGAAGATTTCAGAAAGGTGATCCGTAAAATGCGAATCAAAAAACTGATCTCGCCGAAAACTCAGATAGCTCTTTACAATTGGTTTGA
The sequence above is drawn from the Maridesulfovibrio ferrireducens genome and encodes:
- a CDS encoding glycosyltransferase family A protein; the protein is MPPSISVIMPVYNGEEFLAESINSILAQTYSDFEFIIVDDASTDSTPQILEEYTRRDSRIRIITNATNKRVANSMNDAHGEALGKYIARMDSDDIAFPERFAKQVAFLEDNPDIDVCGTQAIYHETGRLFSLPTTHQELRWTLLTIPPLANPTSMVKRSLILKSEGFDPSFLPSADYEFWLRLFYKHNAKFANLSEPLLRYRAHPTKDRKEYKSKQVVQRDIIRMKHLAYVDDIFDTNFVQEGFPGITNFDPTDINVVLKCSKNFKKLLIKNERLHFFPQDVLRAVLLQIMALIKKVN
- a CDS encoding glycosyltransferase — its product is MDKKSNINAAPLVSVLLPCYNRPAGLDDALHDFTSQTYTNVEIIVSDNCSPQKEAMQRVMAKYADDPRIRYTLQKENIGMLRNSLDVLQKAKGEYIIFASDDDRWDKDFVFELFTLLKKNPDASCAFCDYDVISPEGHKRTDYPEAYPFLKEFDDPDRISRLKKFILAKEGYSNKSCPIRALIKTEIVQGYYRKMNDFGLFENWGDMLVVFAFLMEGRLVTSPRVLHKFTVGNSKDYFRTPPNAFYYLEGYLKLMHSRLPPHEVEILSEYVGMKLRQTDCPLGGKELVSTLKSISSILQISDSIIDMQDIENLNHYLQTNENCAALRVITKIFRKFTPAVIMQLLEAQQNNARAS